The Mesoterricola silvestris sequence CAGTTCCTGGTCTTCGAGCGCCCCGACCTGCAGAAGGTCCGCAAGGAGCAGCACCTCTCCGGCCAGGAGAACCTGGTGGGCGTGGACACCCTCCTGGTGGGGGCCGTCACGGAATTCGGGCGGAGCGATTCGGGCAAGGTGGGCTTCCTGAGCGCCACCCGGAACCAGGTGGCCCGGGCCAAGGTGGAGGTCCGGCTCCTGGACGTGCGCACCGGCCAGGCCTTCTTCACCGCCACGGGAACCGGGGAGGCCAATACCGAGACCGGCAGCATCGCCGGCTACGGTAGCCGGGCCGACTACGACGCCACCCTCAACGACCGCGCCATCGGCGCCGCGGTGTCCGACCTGATGAACACCATCGTCCGGAGCCTGGGGGATCGCCCCTGGACCAGCGATCTCCTGAAGGTGGAAGGCACGCGGGCCTACGTCTCCGGCGGCGAGCGCCAGGGCCTCAGGGTGGGCGACGCCCTGGCCGTGATGCTCCAGGGGGCCAAGGTCAAGAGCCAGCAGACCGGCTTCGAGATCACCCTGCCCGGCACCCGCGTGGCGGGCCTGAAGGTGGTCTCCCTGTTCGGGGATTCCGAGGCCAACGAAGGCGCCGTGTGCGAGGTGGTGGACGGCTCCATCCCGGCTTCCGGCACCCTGTACGTCACCGACGCCAAGGAGATCCGCAAATGAGAACCGCCGTGCTGGCCCTGCCCCTGCTCCTGATCTGCTGCGCCGACCCCGTCACCGTCACCCGCGCCGTGGACGACCGGCCCCGGATCCTCCTCCAGGGCGTCCCGGAGGGCGCGGTCCTGTTCCTGGACGGCAAGCCCATGGGCAGCGCCTCCGCCTATGCCGGAAACCCCGGCGTGCTCCTGGTGGAACCCGGCACCCACCTCGTGGAAGTCCGGCTCGGGGAGACCCTGCTGATGTCGAGCAAGGTGTTCCTGGGCGGCGGGGAGCAGCGGACCCTGGCCGTCCGATGAGGGCGTGGCCCCCCCTGGTC is a genomic window containing:
- a CDS encoding CsgG/HfaB family protein translates to MKTPTALGALLLLAGCATVSTPRYEPVQAPAPGPAAAPPQAGKVLRRKIAVARFTNETRYGKSLLVDQNDDPLGKQASDMISNRLIASGQFLVFERPDLQKVRKEQHLSGQENLVGVDTLLVGAVTEFGRSDSGKVGFLSATRNQVARAKVEVRLLDVRTGQAFFTATGTGEANTETGSIAGYGSRADYDATLNDRAIGAAVSDLMNTIVRSLGDRPWTSDLLKVEGTRAYVSGGERQGLRVGDALAVMLQGAKVKSQQTGFEITLPGTRVAGLKVVSLFGDSEANEGAVCEVVDGSIPASGTLYVTDAKEIRK